One Actinospica robiniae DSM 44927 genomic region harbors:
- a CDS encoding transcriptional regulator, protein MSTEYAKALGARLRAIRTQQGLSLHGVEQKSQGRWKAVVVGSYERGDRAVTVQRLAELAHFYGVPVHELLPGGSPNAAAELPPKLMLNLEVLQNLGEDKAAPLLRYVAAIQSQRGDYNGRVLSIRQDDLRTLSVIFDLQPSVLVDLLIEWGVLDPDARRAVNFDTDFSDSDLDEEELLDEDEE, encoded by the coding sequence ATGTCTACCGAGTACGCCAAGGCGCTGGGCGCCCGGCTCCGCGCGATCAGGACCCAGCAGGGTCTTTCGCTGCACGGGGTCGAGCAGAAGTCCCAGGGTCGCTGGAAGGCTGTCGTCGTCGGCTCCTACGAGCGCGGCGACCGCGCCGTGACGGTGCAGCGTCTGGCCGAGCTGGCGCACTTCTACGGGGTGCCGGTGCACGAGCTCCTGCCGGGCGGCAGCCCCAACGCCGCGGCCGAGCTCCCGCCGAAGCTCATGCTCAACCTCGAGGTCCTGCAGAACCTCGGCGAGGACAAGGCGGCCCCGCTGCTGCGCTACGTCGCGGCGATCCAGAGCCAGCGCGGCGACTACAACGGCCGGGTGCTCTCCATCCGCCAGGACGACCTGCGCACGCTCTCCGTCATCTTCGACCTGCAGCCCTCGGTGCTCGTCGACCTGCTGATCGAGTGGGGCGTGCTCGACCCCGACGCTCGTCGCGCGGTCAACTTCGACACCGACTTCTCCGACTCCGACCTCGACGAGGAGGAGCTGCTGGACGAGGACGAGGAGTAA
- the pyrR gene encoding bifunctional pyr operon transcriptional regulator/uracil phosphoribosyltransferase PyrR, protein MRAVLDAAAVQRALTRIAHEILERTQGADDAVLLGIPTRGAHLALRLARQIAAVEGRSLPHGTLDVTMYRDDLRLKPARALGRTEIPAGGVDGKLVVLVDDVLFSGRTIRAALDALGDLGRPRAVQLAVLVDRGHRELPIRADYVGKNLPTAQRETVQVRLAETDGADAVLLGTKADQSREGAR, encoded by the coding sequence ATGCGGGCCGTGCTCGACGCGGCCGCCGTGCAGCGGGCGTTGACCCGGATAGCGCACGAGATCCTCGAACGAACCCAGGGCGCCGACGACGCGGTCCTGCTGGGCATCCCCACCCGCGGCGCGCACCTGGCGCTGCGCCTGGCGCGGCAGATCGCCGCGGTCGAGGGACGCTCGCTGCCGCACGGCACTCTCGATGTCACCATGTACCGCGACGACCTGCGGCTCAAGCCCGCCCGCGCGCTCGGACGCACCGAGATCCCGGCCGGCGGGGTGGACGGCAAGCTGGTGGTCCTGGTCGACGACGTGCTCTTCTCCGGCCGCACCATCCGGGCCGCGCTGGACGCGCTCGGCGACCTCGGCCGGCCCCGCGCCGTCCAGCTCGCCGTCCTGGTCGACCGCGGGCACCGGGAGCTGCCGATCCGCGCCGACTACGTCGGCAAGAACCTGCCCACCGCGCAGCGCGAGACGGTCCAGGTGCGCCTGGCCGAAACCGACGGCGCGGACGCGGTGCTGCTCGGCACCAAGGCGGACCAGTCCCGGGAGGGAGCGCGATGA